A genomic window from Centroberyx gerrardi isolate f3 chromosome 14, fCenGer3.hap1.cur.20231027, whole genome shotgun sequence includes:
- the idh3g gene encoding isocitrate dehydrogenase [NAD] subunit gamma, mitochondrial isoform X1 — protein MAASSAVLSMSKIVKPFWGGRLGNTVKVVGATLTSHREKSSRTPPPAKYGGRHTVALIPGDGIGPELLNHVREVFRFSCVPVDFEVVHVNSSLGTLDDINNAITAIRRNGVALKGNIETNHTMPPSVKSRNNLLRTSLDLYANVMHCQSLPGVQTRHKNIDIMIIRENTEGEYSSLEHESVSGVVESLKIITRNNSLRIADYAFRLAREKGRRRVTAVHKANIMKLGDGLFLQCCKEVAAGYPDITFDSMIVDNTTMQLVSKPEQFDVMVMPNLYGNVVSNVCAGLVGGPGLVPGANYGRDYAVFETATRNTGKSIADRNIANPTAMLLASCMMLDHLKLYDHASSIRNAVLTTMNETRLHTADIGGQGTTSEVVQSIMRFIQSKGQLTSEL, from the exons ATGGCTGCCTCCAGTGCTGTGCTCTCGATGTCCAAAATCGTTAAACCTTTTTGGGGAGGACGACTGGGGAATACGGTTAAA GTAGTTGGAGCAACACTGACAAGTCACAGAGAGAAGTCATCACGTACT CCCCCTCCTGCGAAGTACGGAGGCAGACATACAGTGGCCCTCATACCTGGAGATGGAATTGGTCCAGAGTTGCTTAATCATGTTAGAGAAGTTTTCAG ATTCAGTTGTGTGCCAGTGGACTTTGAGGTGGTGCATGTCAACTCTTCTTTGGGCACTCTGGATGATATCAATAATGCCATCACCGCCATCCGCCGTAATGGAGTTGCCCTCAAAG GTAACATAGAGACCAACCACACCATGCCGCCTTCTGTCAAATCCAGAAATAATCTCCTTCG CACCAGCTTAGACCTGTATGCCAATGTGATGCACTGCCAGTCCCTCCCTGGAGTCCAGACTCGCCACAAGAACATTGACATCATGATCATCAGGGAGAACACAGAGGGAGAGTACAGCAGTCTGGagcatgag AGTGTATCAGGGGTAGTGGAAAGCCTCAAGATCATCACCAGAAACAACTCACTCAGGATCGCTGACTATGCCTTCCGATTGGCCAGGGAGAAGGGTCGCCGCAGGGTCACCGCCGTTCACAAGGCCAACATCAT GAAGCTTGGTGATGGTTTGTTCCTGCAGTGCTGCAAGGAAGTGGCCGCCGGGTACCCAGACATCACATTTGACAGCATGATAGTGGACAACACCACCATGCAG CTGGTGTCCAAACCAGAGCAGTTTGATGTGATGGTGATGCCCAATCTGTATGGGAATGTGGTGAGCAATGTGTGTGCCGGCCTGGTGGGAGGGCCTGGCCTGGTGCCGGGGGCCAACTATGGTCGTGACTATGCTGTCTTTGAAACG GCCACAAGGAACACAGGGAAGAGTATTGCGGACAGGAACATTGCTAACCCCACTGCCATGCTGCTGGCCAGCTGCATGATGCTGGACCACCTCAA GCTTTACGACCATGCCAGTTCGATCCGGAATGCAGTCCTCACCACCATGAATGAAACCAGG TTGCACACGGCTGACATCGGGGGGCAGGGCACCACATCAGAGGTGGTCCAGTCTATCATGAGGTTCATCCAGAGTAAGGGACAGCTCACCTCTGAGCTCTAA
- the idh3g gene encoding isocitrate dehydrogenase [NAD] subunit gamma, mitochondrial isoform X2, translating to MVSFCLAIKLTCSSAFPAVHLQQQGENIPPPAKYGGRHTVALIPGDGIGPELLNHVREVFRFSCVPVDFEVVHVNSSLGTLDDINNAITAIRRNGVALKGNIETNHTMPPSVKSRNNLLRTSLDLYANVMHCQSLPGVQTRHKNIDIMIIRENTEGEYSSLEHESVSGVVESLKIITRNNSLRIADYAFRLAREKGRRRVTAVHKANIMKLGDGLFLQCCKEVAAGYPDITFDSMIVDNTTMQLVSKPEQFDVMVMPNLYGNVVSNVCAGLVGGPGLVPGANYGRDYAVFETATRNTGKSIADRNIANPTAMLLASCMMLDHLKLYDHASSIRNAVLTTMNETRLHTADIGGQGTTSEVVQSIMRFIQSKGQLTSEL from the exons ATGGTGTCCTTCTGCCTTGCTATCAAACTGACTTGTTCCTCTGCTTTTCCTGCTGTCCATCTTCAACAACAGGGAGAAAATATT CCCCCTCCTGCGAAGTACGGAGGCAGACATACAGTGGCCCTCATACCTGGAGATGGAATTGGTCCAGAGTTGCTTAATCATGTTAGAGAAGTTTTCAG ATTCAGTTGTGTGCCAGTGGACTTTGAGGTGGTGCATGTCAACTCTTCTTTGGGCACTCTGGATGATATCAATAATGCCATCACCGCCATCCGCCGTAATGGAGTTGCCCTCAAAG GTAACATAGAGACCAACCACACCATGCCGCCTTCTGTCAAATCCAGAAATAATCTCCTTCG CACCAGCTTAGACCTGTATGCCAATGTGATGCACTGCCAGTCCCTCCCTGGAGTCCAGACTCGCCACAAGAACATTGACATCATGATCATCAGGGAGAACACAGAGGGAGAGTACAGCAGTCTGGagcatgag AGTGTATCAGGGGTAGTGGAAAGCCTCAAGATCATCACCAGAAACAACTCACTCAGGATCGCTGACTATGCCTTCCGATTGGCCAGGGAGAAGGGTCGCCGCAGGGTCACCGCCGTTCACAAGGCCAACATCAT GAAGCTTGGTGATGGTTTGTTCCTGCAGTGCTGCAAGGAAGTGGCCGCCGGGTACCCAGACATCACATTTGACAGCATGATAGTGGACAACACCACCATGCAG CTGGTGTCCAAACCAGAGCAGTTTGATGTGATGGTGATGCCCAATCTGTATGGGAATGTGGTGAGCAATGTGTGTGCCGGCCTGGTGGGAGGGCCTGGCCTGGTGCCGGGGGCCAACTATGGTCGTGACTATGCTGTCTTTGAAACG GCCACAAGGAACACAGGGAAGAGTATTGCGGACAGGAACATTGCTAACCCCACTGCCATGCTGCTGGCCAGCTGCATGATGCTGGACCACCTCAA GCTTTACGACCATGCCAGTTCGATCCGGAATGCAGTCCTCACCACCATGAATGAAACCAGG TTGCACACGGCTGACATCGGGGGGCAGGGCACCACATCAGAGGTGGTCCAGTCTATCATGAGGTTCATCCAGAGTAAGGGACAGCTCACCTCTGAGCTCTAA